One stretch of Alcaligenes faecalis DNA includes these proteins:
- the motA gene encoding flagellar motor stator protein MotA, with protein MLIILGYIIVFVSVFGSFVGLGGHLGALYQPFELLLIGGAALGAYFASNSGKSIKLLAKALPIAFRSSPYNKQLYMQLMGMLSVLLNKARRDGMMSIEADIENPEQSPIFADYPNVVKDPALMNFVSDYLRLMISGNMSSFEIETLMDQDIETHQHERNVPARALREVADALPAFGIVAAVLGVVKALASVDQPPAVLADLISKAMVGTFLGILLAYGFVAPLAATIERRTSDSVKVLECIKVTLLANLNGYPPQLAVEFGRKVLYSSDRPSFQELEEHVRQARSGAGRKA; from the coding sequence GTGCTTATTATCCTTGGATATATCATTGTTTTCGTCTCCGTTTTCGGGAGCTTTGTGGGGCTGGGCGGGCATTTAGGTGCGTTATACCAGCCTTTTGAATTACTGCTGATTGGTGGCGCGGCCCTGGGGGCCTATTTTGCGTCCAACAGCGGCAAGTCCATCAAGCTGCTGGCTAAAGCGTTGCCGATTGCATTTCGCAGCAGTCCCTACAACAAGCAGTTGTACATGCAGTTGATGGGCATGTTGTCTGTGCTGCTGAACAAGGCACGACGCGATGGCATGATGTCCATCGAAGCGGATATCGAAAACCCTGAACAAAGTCCCATCTTTGCCGATTACCCCAATGTGGTGAAAGATCCGGCCCTGATGAACTTTGTGTCTGACTACCTGCGTTTGATGATCAGCGGCAATATGAGCTCGTTTGAAATCGAAACGTTGATGGACCAGGACATCGAAACCCACCAGCACGAACGCAACGTGCCCGCTCGCGCCTTGCGCGAAGTGGCCGACGCCTTGCCCGCTTTCGGGATTGTGGCGGCGGTGCTGGGTGTGGTGAAAGCACTGGCCTCCGTGGACCAGCCACCTGCCGTGCTGGCTGACCTGATCTCCAAGGCCATGGTGGGTACTTTCCTGGGTATTTTGCTGGCCTACGGTTTTGTGGCGCCTTTGGCTGCCACCATCGAGCGCCGTACCTCGGATTCGGTCAAGGTGCTAGAGTGCATCAAGGTTACCTTGCTGGCCAACCTGAATGGTTACCCACCCCAGTTGGCGGTGGAGTTTGGCCGCAAGGTGCTGTACTCCTCGGATCGCCCTTCGTTCCAGGAACTGGAAGAGCATGTACGTCAGGCCCGCTC